The following proteins are co-located in the uncultured Draconibacterium sp. genome:
- a CDS encoding aminotransferase class IV family protein: protein MGTQLIETIKCFNGQLCNINWHNTRFNAARKEHFGLNTRMNLANFIKVPSSAKKGLFRCRISYSKAIDKVEYIPHQYRKVTSLKLLEDNSIDYHLKYSDRKRLNELYEQRGDFDDIIIVKNGCISDSFTANTLFYDGNQWWTPDTPLLAGTQRARLLAEHKVGLRKITVNDLSLYEKVGLINAMWDLENMPVIPINRIE, encoded by the coding sequence ATGGGAACGCAATTAATTGAAACCATTAAATGTTTTAATGGTCAGCTGTGCAACATAAATTGGCACAACACTCGTTTTAACGCAGCCCGTAAAGAACATTTTGGACTAAACACCCGAATGAATCTTGCAAATTTCATTAAAGTTCCGTCGAGTGCAAAAAAAGGTTTGTTCCGGTGCCGCATCTCTTATTCGAAAGCAATTGACAAGGTAGAATATATTCCCCACCAATACAGAAAAGTAACCAGCCTTAAACTGCTTGAAGACAACTCCATCGATTATCATTTAAAATATTCTGACCGAAAAAGATTAAACGAACTTTACGAACAAAGAGGCGATTTTGATGATATTATAATTGTTAAAAACGGGTGTATTAGCGATAGTTTCACCGCCAACACTCTTTTTTACGATGGCAATCAATGGTGGACTCCCGACACGCCCCTGCTGGCAGGAACTCAGCGTGCCCGACTACTGGCAGAACATAAAGTTGGATTGCGAAAAATTACAGTCAACGATCTTTCCCTTTACGAAAAAGTGGGGCTGATTAATGCCATGTGGGATCTGGAAAACATGCCCGTAATTCCCATAAACAGGATTGAATAA